DNA from Plasmodium yoelii strain 17X genome assembly, chromosome: 13:
AATTACCTGACCAAATAATGAGATacccatatatatattttttttttttttttttaattttatttttttttgagagAGAAAATTATGTGTTTACGCTCAAAGCTTATGGAAATAATTTCGagaaatttaataaaattttagtAGAATATTCAAAATGCCCAGATTATACTAACAtcaatcataaaaaaaaaaataaaaaaaataatagcaatagcaatagtaataaaatttcCAATAATTTGACTGGCGTATGTTTAAAGGGTAATGAATACAGAAAGAGAAATATTTATAGTACTATAGAAATTAgaaaattaacaaatttaataaaaaaaaaaataaataattttttaaaaaacgatcaagataataataataataatattcatccattaaaaaatactctttggaaaataaatacatataattgtctatttcaaaaaaaaaaatctttttatatttatatttatgaaaatgGGACAGTAAAAACATCTGATAATTTAACTGGTTATTGgttttatgataaatattatataacatGGTGTATCGAATATCCAGATCGAAAAGTTTATCACACTTCGGAGGTAAGACTCACAAAATCGAGTCCTTATAACAATCCTtcctattattatatgatacAACCACAACCATTCTTGCCATTTTACTTTTAAAATGTGCATCACGgggtgtatatatatatatatttattttatcattttattatttttttttttttttttttttagcttgTATGGAATAACGAGGAGAGCAAAATGGTAAAGGGAATAATTTACGAGgagatgaaaaaaacaaaattttttCCTCCATATATGtttagaaaaatattatgttcATTTGATGGTAGCATACAAATTAATTGATATAAAATAAGtttattcaaaatataaaaaaatataaaaaatataaaaaacaaaatgaggATTATAATGACGAAATAGCtaaacaaaagaaaatacACACATGGTCATGTAAATCGGTGCGTagttaaaacaaaaaaacgaagaaatataatacaaaaaaatttgtaaaaaaataaaaaattatatttatttaagaTATCCCTCAAAAGATAATGGTATCTGAATTTATCTCCTTTtaaacataaatattataatttgtattatttttctaattATGTTAATCGTGAAATTAACAAGTATTTTTCTAGTTGCAATGGAAAGAATTCCaaacatataatttaaaatatattttgatactTTATTTTgagataaattatttatatttttatttaacgtCGATCTATGCATATTATagttatttacattttttttgttattttcaaattttgaaaaataatcAAAGATTCCTTCAAAttctattaaaaattaaaaaaagtgtTTCGGGAATTTATAGTCTCGGAAAGTGGAAAAGGCGAATAGGAAACAGTAGGTGGTGGCATATACGtaagtaaataaataataaataaataaatgcataaataataaatgcataaataaataaatgcataaataataaataaataaatacataataAATGGTAGACAATGAAGGCAGACGCAACTGCCACTGCCATGTGTAGCTTTTTGTGCATTGAAAATGGTAtgatatgatacaaataaaatgtgaataaaaaaaaaaaaataatagctaGCCAACAGAATTGTCAGGTAGCCAAACAATTGAAAAAACATcgcataaatataatacgaAAACATATATTCACCAATTTGTTAGTAAAAACGTTGTTAtgcatttttaattaattataatatatgcaaattaatgtatatggAAAAATTGCATTTTCTATGCTTTtattgatttattattttttattttttattttttatttttttttttttatttttttttttatttatgaacCTCGATTGTTGTTCAACTCCCGCTCTATAACTTCTTGTTTCACATTCCCATCtttgtaaataataatttttgtggttttttcaattattttatttccgCGTGGTATTATTTCTGTCTTTATGTTTGTTTCTAAGAAATTTAAAGGGCCATAAAAATGTATGTGCACATATTTATGTATCGAAAATTAACgtaaaatagtaataaatatgttagaGCCTATTATATAGAAATTAGAACAGGTCATTCAGCATACGTTTTATGTTTGAATTGGCACTTCCATGGGATTCTAAAGTGAAGGGAGGAAAGATgaaaaatggtgaaaatggtgaaaatggtggaaagatgaaaataaagataatcgaatatttaagaaaaaaaaaaaaaaaaatttacccGTTGATTCAAAGTTGCTGAATATGTTGCTTCTCATTGTCCTTGTCTTAAAATGATTCTaaggaaaaaagaaaaacaaaaaaaattatttttgaaaatgtgAAAATATGCACAAGTATATTAAATAGGCACTTATTAAAAAACccatttttcaaataaactAGATAATGGATAgatacaatattattatattttcccatttttatatttccctatttttatattttcctatTTTATGTTTTCCCATTTTAcctcattaaatatattagacCGGAATATATCATCAATGTTCATATTCCCAAATACATTCTTAAAAACATTTTCAATTTCTTCATCAGTCATTTTTGTcgttttaaaattataattcatattttgATTTGAGGTGTTACTATAATTATTTCCAAAACTGTTTGAAGAGAAGCCATTATTTAATTGACTAtcatatatactttttttattatcatcactTAATGTTTCATAAGCTTCTGTAATTTCTCTAAACTTTTGTTCCGATTCTGTTCTATTATTAGGATTTCTATCGGGATGATATTTTAACGCTAATTTTCTATAGGCttgttttatttcatttttgcTGCTACTCTTTTTTACATTCAATATATCATAAAAGTTTCTACTTGCAAAAAAGCGTCTTTTAAgggtttaaaaaaatataaaatataaaataaaaaataaaaaataagtaaaatataaaataagtaaaatataaaataagtaaaatataaaataagtaaaatatgttaatatttcaCAAAAGGAACCATAAACGATACAACcatgaatattttattttgtcatgtattttttttaattttttttggtgAGCTACCTGTTACAGACCAAACTGCTAATGCTGCCATATCGCTCGTTTGGTAATTTATTATTGAAAAGTTTGAATTTATaaacattattaaaaaaggaaGCATATCTTTTTTTCActaaaaacatttttaacataaactgttttatatattttcatcatatgACTCTTTAACgcattttattaaatgtacatatacacatatatgcataattcgaATATCCAAATATGTTCCTTATTATTCTAAACAATgacaataattataaaataaatatgtacaagcaataaatatgtatatttttgcCTGActaattaataattatacggaaaaaaaaaaaaaaattaaataaataaataaaaaagcaaaataaaaaagcaaAACAAAAGAAATGTTTCGATGATTAAAAAGTTAGATTTTCTTATAAATTATAACTTTTTCAGAAAcacaatattaaaaaaaagcaaaaatattacaactaaatgataataatgatattaattaatatattacaaaTCAAGTTTAAACGATATTTTCACACGCTCTCTTCGCCCAACTgcattatgcatatattgtatatatgaattttaagtatatatatagatattataaaaatatgcacgTGTTTATTTTTCGGgatttatcatattataaaaaagaagaaaaaaatatatatttataagataATAAATCGcgttgaataaaaatatgaataggAAAAAACTATAGCCTTTTTAGTAtccaaatttaaaaatatatgtttctATTGCTGTCCATAATTAAGGACTTTGTACATTTAGCTATATAATAGCTTTATTTAATTtcacataatattttttaaaaaatataaaacgtcccaaaataaattttttttttttaaatatgttcTTAAAAAATcgtaatattaaattaaaaaaaaaaaaaaagaggatATAggaaaacaaataaatattttgtagATATATGAAACATGAAACAAACAACCAAATGCTTATATAAATGTGtagacaataaaaaaaaattccattattataaaatgtataaatatatcaccaatatatatgaacatattatatacatataggTGTGTTTTGTATAATGCAAATTaaaatagtaacaataaaatatgtataatttttattaaatcttGATAATATAGGATCCGCATTTTATCCAAGCTTTGGTTTgggcatctatattttatggtatttttttttttttttttattttcccttATAATTGGATATAAATCGATATTTCTCAATATAATGAATGTATTAATTAAAATCGCCCATTAAAAATAAGacgttaaaaaaaaaaaaaaaggaacaaTAAATTAGGTAGGTATATATAcctatacatacatatgcacatatataataataataataataataacaaaatctTCATATACCACTGAAAGATATACgtatatattaacaaaatttaGAATCCtgtttcattaatattataatttttttgattatGCTTTTCTTTATCATGCTTGTGGAATAAATCATACAATAAAagtgaaattaaaaaagaaaacaaattttccttttaaataatatatccatttttttttttttaaacattttcatttaataaattatcaaaTGAAACACCCTTGCTTAAACATCgaatataatgataaatgAAATCTCCCATTAAAATAAGTTGAACTATTTGCATAATGACAACCCAAACTCCTACGTATGATTTAatctattaaaaaaaaaaaaaataataaaataaaataataaaaatatgaacattaTCGCTTGTGCATGTATTTATGTTAATTATAAACATGTAAAGGAATGGACAATCGATACATACGcacatgtatatacatatttatacatgcatacatatgtACATACACAGGAgtgcaaatatattatgttctCTTACAATATTATCGGATGAATTCAATTCTTTATATGATACAATCCAAAAAAGAAAGGATAAAACCTACGAAAAAAGAAGTACCTCAATTTGTATAgacattattaaaaaaatggaaggtataattttttttcattctttTTAGTTTTCGATGCTCACTTTTGATAAAGCTTGAGAAGCTAAGAAATGGGTTGTAAATGCTGCCACTTTTCCCTGAACAAatcagaaaaaatatattattttgagctaaattatatgaacaagGAATGTGTGTGCAAACTAGCTAGCTATATAtggtcataatttttttttctcttatttaCCTCTTTTTGAAACATAGACAATTGTGGTAGCACGCAAACAGACTCAAGGTAAAGGGCAAATGACCAGGATACCTGAAAGGgggaaaatatgaaaatatgaaaatataaacatgttaaaatatgaaaatataaaaatatgaaaatatgaaaatataaacatgttAAAATATCCACTTTTGTCAGCATTGTCAGGCTAGCGAAGAGATAACCACATTTGATGGCTGTATATTTGCGTTTTCAATTTCTTACATCAGCGGGAAAAAATGAATTCAAGGAGGGatgaataaaaatggaaataacaAAAGCAggaattattaaaaacatattattaaaaatatcatttgAACTATCATAtgtgtttttatatttatatctgcATAAATATACAACACAACAATTAGTAAATAATGAAATCGCTTCGACTAATTGGTATAGCCAATCTCCACTTTTATCATAAGGCAAATATCCTTCAAAAGGTATAATAGACAATAATCTAGCTGTATTTAATATAACATAACATTCCATCATTTTTAAAGATACGCCTGCACATGATTTGCTCACTTCGATTTTTAGGAAAACCATCAAAAACGAAAACATACTTATTATGGATgataatgttaataaaaatgaaaagtcTCCATCggaaaataaatgataaaatataaaaactagTACTAAAAATAATGAGTATActtttattgaaaaactaTGTTCTGATAAATACCTTTTCAACTTTTCTGGATCGTTAACTGTTCTTAAAAAATCGTTTATTACCTTCattttgttataaaaatatatgaactgTTCATGTATTTATAATTACTATTGCGCCCAAAATTAGCACTTATTTAAATTActacatatgcatatattttatattcttcCGAAAATATcttttatcttttatttaacacacaaaattaattatataaaaaccTAAAAACTTTATACCTGCAATGtgctattatttttaccTGTGAAatgaatgaaaatataaatattataaaatattagggaataattataaatagtgtacatatatttgtgCAATTATAAATctatgtataaataattattacatgcagatattatatgtatgtgtGAATTTCCGATTTTTCGATTTATTTATAACAaatttacattatttatattgtatgTACTactagttatatatatactgttattttttgtattatatgtCACTTcaatgttataaaaatattacagCACACCAATACCATGTACGCACGtatgcataaaatataacaaagtatactatttatatttttttatttatatttttttatttatacttttttatttatatttttttttcccttacaatttgttattattttcgtAATCCCTTTATTCTCCTTTTTGTGATTATTTTTATGGtttattttgtaatattattttggtagttataaatattattataaattattttaatattattgttaatattttagATTAATTTTCTATgttttagttttatttttataatttgatcaTTGCTCATACTATACTTAACATGTTTGTGCTataagaatttttttttttaattaaacgTGTATGCATtgctaatatataataaatatatatttttttaattacacAAATAAAATCgtttacaattattattattatcatgtCATGttgtataataaataaataaataaattaatatgcGTGTTTGATATATGTAATTGTTTTCCATTTccaatatttttgaaaaaaaaaaaaaaataaataaatgattcACTAAAGgagtgaaataaaaataaatacaatgtTGTATCAATAAAATAACggtaaaaaatttattattaaaaaaaaaaaaaaaaaaaaaactatctTTATTTTTGGCACATTTCTTATATAGCGAAAAGGAAAAATGtgcatttttaatattagttgcaaattttgtattttgtattttttattttatgcataatttttaattttataaatattgtaaaaaaCTGAAGAAAAAACTGAAGAAAAAacatatgcacatatatttatatacatattatattactTATTTTGTGTTAGCACTATGAACAGAAAggggaaataaaaaatgcattcatataatatatacatatctaTAATTATATGTACATGTCATATTTTTACACTTTATATATGTACCGTTCATACTCTTATTTCAAACGCTTATATAGGCATGTATAAGAAAAGTATCATATTACTTtatcaataaatataaatatgtattcaccttaaaaatgtaatatataaatatattccataTAATACAAAGAATGCTGaaatcaaatataaaaaattactcTATCTATGGATTTTAAGATTGTCATTAAAAATTTGATAGCTAgattgtataaaaaaaaaaaagctgCACATATTAACAATTCAGATTATTTTCCATACTATCTTATTactttcattttatttttcaatataGACTTTTTAAAATATCCTTTTTCATTTAATCTGTTAACCTTTTTTccattaaaaaatgtatgtcAATTTAAAggcacatatatatgtatgtgtgTTCCTCCTATGTTCTCAATAATTTATGTACAGTTCAggtttttttaataattcgctttaaaatatgatatttgGCGGTATTATATTTCTATATCCATAAATATTTCGTTATAATTGTATCCAATTAAGAAACCGTATTTGTTCGGATATAAATGATACAACATACTTATGTGcatgcatttaatttttccatTTCCGAAGGGTTATTTCGAACAGcgtttttttattcatttattcatttatttcatttgttcatttatttcatttgttcatttatttcattttatttatttttttttttcattatattttttttattttggctATCTTCCCCCCTCATTTTTTATGGCTAGTTAGCCATTTCAATACCCAAATTTTGAAAAGGTGGAGATTTAATTTTCCACTGGAACTTTAGTAAATGGGCATGTGTGcacatatttttgtttatatggTTATTCAgtaatattttatcaaattcGTTATTTagtttatttgtttttattttaattatttattttttctcattcGCAATCGTTGAAAATAAGGATTTTTTAATGAGTGTGTATATCATATATGATGAGCAATCAGTGCGTACTTtgcattttaaaaatataatttatttttaaataaatcattGAGCTatcctttttttcttttcgttttttatttcctattttttttaatttggaaataatatatatgtatatgcatgtatTATTCTATGTAATTAATTttgatatatcatattttgtatatatagatttttttttttttttttttttttaccgtTATCTCAATGTAGAGCGGTAAAAGAAGGTaagttaaaaaattataaaacaatCAAATAAAGATGGATATTGAAAAGGGCGAAGCGGATGAAGTAAAAGATGAGGGAAAAGATGAGGGAAAAAATGAAGTAAAAAATGAAGTAAAAGATGAAGTAAAAGATGAAGTAAAAGATGAAACCTCCAAAAGCGAAAAAAAAGACGATCAAGGAGTGTCGTCAAAAGGGGAAAAGGTGTTAaattatattgaaaaaaaaatagatgaacaattaaatattgtaaaaaataataataatgttataatGGCATTGGAAAGTAAAATAGAATCAAATATTGGTCATTCAAATAGCATAAGCCAAATTGAAGGACATGCAATTTTTGatggaaaaaatacaaaatccGAAACTgtcgaaaaaataaataagtcagggaatgaagataataattttgtagatacatggaaaatgatgaattattttatcttAGAAAATGAGACAGAAAATCAGGAAAAAGtgataaaagaaaaaatgtgtgataataaacaaatcgaaaaagaaaaagatttaaaaaaaaaaaaaaaaaaaatggtaataaatgttatagaCAAATATTTTGTTCAAATTCCATTAA
Protein-coding regions in this window:
- a CDS encoding DnaJ protein, putative — translated: MFLVKKRYASFFNNVYKFKLFNNKLPNERYGSISSLVCNRRFFASRNFYDILNVKKSSSKNEIKQAYRKLALKYHPDRNPNNRTESEQKFREITEAYETLSDDNKKSIYDSQLNNGFSSNSFGNNYSNTSNQNMNYNFKTTKMTDEEIENVFKNVFGNMNIDDIFRSNIFNENHFKTRTMRSNIFSNFESTESHGSANSNIKQTNIKTEIIPRGNKIIEKTTKIIIYKDGNVKQEVIERELNNNREFEGIFDYFSKFENNKKNVNNYNMHRSTLNKNINNLSQNKVSKYILNYMFGILSIATRKILVNFTINIIRKIIQIIIFMFKRR
- a CDS encoding ER lumen protein retaining receptor protein, producing the protein MKVINDFLRTVNDPEKLKRYLSEHSFSIKVYSLFLVLVFIFYHLFSDGDFSFLLTLSSIISMFSFLMVFLKIEVSKSCAGVSLKMMECYVILNTARLLSIIPFEGYLPYDKSGDWLYQLVEAISLFTNCCVVYLCRYKYKNTYDSSNDIFNNMFLIIPAFVISIFIHPSLNSFFPADVSWSFALYLESVCVLPQLSMFQKEGKVAAFTTHFLASQALSKVLSFLFWIVSYKELNSSDNIIKSYVGVWVVIMQIVQLILMGDFIYHYIRCLSKGVSFDNLLNENV